One genomic region from Negativicutes bacterium encodes:
- a CDS encoding B12-binding domain-containing radical SAM protein, which translates to MRIVLAALNSQFVHTALGIRYLREALRRQPAFDAWEISCAEFTINDHWPQIAAEIQEMHPDLVGFSCYIWNIKETIPIARRLKQFNPRRIILFGGPEATYRAEELVCSYAWLDGVVAGEAEETLPLLLRRLAGGAAVTDVPGFVTRGGSRSAPVLIPQLNDLQQIPFPYTQAELSGQRERIFYYESSRGCPYACQYCLSSVEKGVRALPLQRVFDDLHAFISAGVHQVKFVDRTFNANRVRARRIWQFLIEEAGSLPINFHFELAADLLGEADVELLRQAPQGLFQFEIGIQSTNRQTLSYVQRPMDFSQISDFVRAMRQLGTIHLHLDLIAGLPGEGWQSFAQSFDDVYALGAEYLQLGFLKLLPGTGLQRDAAQYGIVADSEAPYEVLRTNWLGCDELLRLHRIEELLQRYGNSGRYQQTLHRFLQQFRSPFACYAAMEEFWRQQNWFGRPAREAVYWQRFWQFICLVLQQETEKANLFALLKFDFCLAYKDDDFPMPAMKQSLTETEKERVYRYLAAADWSTQMPEFVGLSAKEIRKKIRVEVFNHSMQQLLQPQSVTAASGQPVILLFAWQPWLRGGQKKLWWELPDEKSETTC; encoded by the coding sequence ATGCGTATTGTCTTGGCTGCGCTGAACAGTCAATTTGTTCATACGGCGCTGGGCATTCGCTATTTACGGGAAGCCTTAAGGCGGCAGCCGGCGTTTGATGCCTGGGAAATCTCTTGTGCGGAATTCACCATCAACGATCATTGGCCGCAAATTGCCGCTGAGATCCAGGAAATGCACCCGGATTTGGTTGGCTTTTCCTGTTATATTTGGAACATCAAAGAAACAATTCCCATTGCGAGACGCTTGAAGCAATTTAATCCGCGCCGTATCATCCTGTTCGGAGGGCCGGAAGCGACCTATCGCGCGGAAGAACTCGTCTGCAGTTATGCCTGGCTGGACGGAGTCGTGGCGGGAGAAGCGGAGGAGACGCTGCCGTTGCTGTTGCGGCGGTTGGCCGGGGGAGCCGCGGTCACTGACGTGCCGGGTTTTGTGACGCGCGGCGGCAGTCGGAGCGCCCCGGTTTTGATCCCGCAGCTGAACGATCTGCAGCAAATACCGTTTCCCTATACCCAAGCAGAGTTATCCGGCCAAAGGGAGCGGATCTTTTATTACGAATCCAGCCGCGGCTGTCCTTATGCCTGCCAATATTGCCTCTCTTCGGTAGAAAAAGGCGTCAGAGCCTTGCCGCTGCAGCGCGTCTTTGATGATTTACACGCGTTTATCAGCGCCGGTGTGCATCAGGTGAAATTCGTTGACCGCACCTTTAATGCCAACCGGGTCCGAGCGCGCCGGATTTGGCAGTTCTTAATCGAGGAAGCCGGCAGCTTGCCAATCAATTTTCATTTCGAGCTGGCAGCCGATCTCCTGGGCGAAGCGGATGTTGAACTCCTGCGGCAGGCTCCGCAGGGTTTGTTTCAATTTGAAATCGGCATTCAAAGCACCAACCGCCAAACGTTGAGCTATGTGCAGCGTCCCATGGATTTCAGCCAAATCAGCGATTTTGTGCGAGCCATGCGGCAGCTAGGCACGATTCATCTTCATTTGGATTTAATCGCCGGGCTGCCGGGGGAAGGCTGGCAGAGTTTTGCGCAGTCTTTCGATGATGTCTATGCCCTGGGTGCGGAATATCTGCAGCTGGGTTTCTTAAAACTGCTGCCCGGCACCGGCTTACAGCGGGACGCTGCCCAATATGGCATCGTCGCCGACAGTGAAGCGCCCTATGAAGTGCTCAGAACCAACTGGCTCGGCTGCGACGAACTGCTGCGCCTGCACCGCATAGAAGAGCTGCTGCAGCGTTATGGCAATTCCGGGCGCTATCAGCAGACGCTGCACCGCTTTTTACAGCAATTCAGATCGCCCTTTGCTTGTTATGCGGCGATGGAAGAATTTTGGCGGCAGCAAAATTGGTTTGGCCGTCCGGCCCGGGAAGCTGTTTATTGGCAGCGTTTCTGGCAATTCATTTGTCTTGTGCTGCAGCAGGAGACGGAAAAAGCAAATTTATTTGCTTTACTGAAATTTGATTTTTGTTTGGCTTATAAAGACGATGATTTTCCCATGCCGGCCATGAAACAAAGCCTGACGGAGACAGAAAAAGAGCGTGTCTACCGTTATCTGGCAGCTGCTGACTGGAGCACACAGATGCCGGAGTTTGTGGGGTTATCGGCAAAAGAAATCAGGAAAAAAATCCGGGTTGAAGTTTTTAATCACTCTATGCAGCAGCTGCTGCAGCCGCAATCCGTGACGGCAGCGTCCGGTCAGCCGGTGATTCTGCTGTTTGCCTGGCAGCCCTGGCTGCGTGGCGGTCAAAAAAAACTCTGGTGGGAATTGCCGGATGAAAAATCAGAGACAACTTGCTGA
- a CDS encoding FprA family A-type flavoprotein codes for MMNALQITPRVASVGVLHPTLRIFDAFVPAASGTSYNSFLIRGSEKIALIDGVHQNFSEIQLEKIQSVVDLTKVDYLIVQHAEPDHSGSIQKLLAAAPQIQIIATRSAGLFLKAQLNRELPLQIAADGETLSLGDRTLRFIHSPFWHWPDTLFTYLEEEQLLFSCDGFGCHYAEETMTDERSGDFWPEFVSYYTHIMRPFADKIITGCEKVRQLELKMICPSHGPVLTKDLERYIQAYEDWSRAALAKEKTVAVIYISVYGNTKKMAEIVAAAISERGVKCKLLQATKLDLLQCQAELETVQGILFGSPTINGDALAPIWNVISATPLLANRGKITAACFGSFGWSGEACGQLTERLKGLRYKLPLAPYKVNFTPTAEDESKLKEWAQAFVAAL; via the coding sequence ATGATGAATGCATTGCAGATTACACCTCGTGTCGCCTCGGTGGGAGTATTGCATCCCACCCTACGCATTTTTGATGCTTTTGTGCCGGCTGCCAGCGGTACCAGTTACAATAGTTTTTTAATCCGGGGCAGTGAAAAAATAGCCCTGATCGATGGAGTACATCAGAATTTCAGCGAGATTCAGCTGGAAAAGATCCAAAGTGTCGTCGATCTGACGAAAGTCGATTATCTGATTGTCCAACATGCCGAACCGGATCATTCCGGTTCCATTCAAAAACTGTTGGCAGCGGCGCCGCAAATTCAAATCATTGCCACCAGATCGGCCGGACTCTTTTTAAAAGCGCAATTGAACCGGGAACTTCCGCTGCAGATCGCGGCGGACGGAGAAACGCTGTCCTTGGGTGATCGGACGCTGCGTTTTATCCACAGCCCGTTTTGGCATTGGCCGGATACTCTGTTTACCTATCTGGAAGAAGAGCAGCTGCTCTTTTCCTGTGACGGCTTCGGCTGCCATTATGCGGAAGAAACCATGACCGATGAGCGCTCCGGCGATTTTTGGCCGGAGTTTGTCAGCTATTATACGCACATCATGCGCCCGTTTGCCGATAAAATCATCACAGGCTGTGAAAAAGTGCGTCAGTTGGAATTAAAGATGATCTGTCCCAGCCACGGACCCGTGCTGACAAAGGATCTCGAACGCTACATTCAGGCCTATGAAGACTGGAGCCGCGCAGCGCTGGCCAAAGAAAAGACGGTGGCCGTGATTTACATCTCCGTTTATGGCAACACCAAGAAAATGGCGGAAATTGTTGCCGCTGCCATCTCGGAAAGAGGCGTAAAATGCAAACTGCTGCAGGCAACCAAGCTGGATTTGCTGCAATGCCAGGCGGAACTGGAAACGGTGCAGGGCATTCTCTTTGGTTCTCCCACCATCAACGGCGACGCTTTGGCGCCGATTTGGAACGTAATCAGCGCAACACCGTTGCTGGCCAATCGCGGCAAAATAACGGCCGCCTGTTTTGGCTCCTTTGGCTGGAGCGGAGAAGCCTGCGGACAACTCACGGAGCGCCTCAAAGGGCTGCGCTATAAATTGCCGCTCGCGCCGTATAAAGTGAATTTTACGCCGACCGCGGAGGATGAAAGCAAACTGAAAGAATGGGCGCAAGCCTTTGTCGCGGCACTCTAA